From Solea senegalensis isolate Sse05_10M linkage group LG19, IFAPA_SoseM_1, whole genome shotgun sequence, the proteins below share one genomic window:
- the LOC122785642 gene encoding protein Tob2 encodes MHLEVKVALNFIVSYLYNKLPRRRADLFGEELERILVSRFEGHWYPEAPLRGSAFRCIHLGAPRDPVVELAAKRSGLDTEEVRANVPAELSVWIDPYEVSYQIGEKGAVKVLYLEDPPGLSCDSERAEAVIREGNGDTEVEEAKNLGFNPDAQVFVPIGSQASPALMPSHSSSPTPLSAQSCSGLFSYPSSTTPPDPAAHSSNTSTPSPPSGGLPYLSAQHPPTALPSARPQPITFTTASFAATKFGSTKMKKCSGTGSPASSGVVIPSTQRVMSRSPTNISTPELLKHKPLSLSLHSLGGPIPSQLSPNAKEFVYPGSPGPLYFEADAQPMQPHTSPFQPPHTVNTHPSFDPFSSPPPAPGVGIISSNGGISYMEKPPFVEGLGSYNLQYPSQSFQPVVLAN; translated from the coding sequence ATGCATCTAGAAGTGAAGGTTGCCCTCAACTTTATTGTGTCCTACCTGTACAACAAGCTGCCTCGGCGTCGAGCTGACCTGTTTGGTGAGGAGCTGGAGAGGATACTGGTGTCTCGTTTTGAGGGTCACTGGTACCCTGAAGCCCCACTCCGGGGTTCTGCTTTTCGCTGCATCCACCTGGGAGCACCGAGGGACCCCGTGGTTGAGTTGGCCGCCAAGAGGAGTGGACTGGACACCGAAGAGGTCCGTGCAAATGTTCCTGCAGAGCTCAGTGTGTGGATCGACCCTTATGAGGTGTCTTACCAGATCGGAGAGAAAGGGGCCGTAAAGGTGCTCTACCTGGAGGACCCTCCAGGCCTCAGCTGTGACAGTGAGAGGGCTGAGGCAGTGATAAGAGAGGGCAACGGAGATACAGAGGTGGAAGAAGCCAAGAATTTGGGCTTCAACCCAGATGCTCAGGTGTTTGTGCCAATCGGAAGTCAAGCGTCTCCCGCTCTCATGCCATCACACTCCAGCTCTCCCACACCTCTATCTGCCCAATCATGCTCCGGGCTCTTTAGCTACCCCAGCTCGACCACGCCCCCTGACCCTGCTGCCCACTCCTCCAACACCTCCACCCCTTCCCCTCCAAGCGGCGGGCTGCCCTACCTCTCTGCTCAGCACCCTCCCACTGCTCTCCCCAGTGCTCGACCTCAACCCATCACTTTCACCACCGCCAGCTTTGCCGCCACTAAATTCGGCTCAACCAAGATGAAGAAGTGCAGTGGCACAGGGTCACCAGCCAGCTCTGGAGTTGTCATACCATCTACCCAGAGGGTTATGTCCCGCTCTCCTACCAACATCTCAACACCAGAGCTACTCAAGCACAAGccgctttctctctctttgcacTCCCTCGGTGGTCCCATCCCCAGCCAGCTCTCTCCCAACGCCAAAGAATTTGTCTACCCAGGATCCCCAGGCCCCCTTTACTTCGAAGCTGACGCTCAGCCCATGCAACCTCATACCAGCCCTTTCCAGCCCCCCCACACTGTCAACACCCATCCGTCTTTTGACCCCTTCTCCAGCCCACCTCCAGCCCCGGGTGTAGGCATCATCAGCAGCAATGGCGGGATCTCTTACATGGAGAAGCCACCATTTGTGGAGGGTTTAGGAAGCTACAACCTGCAATATCCCAGCCAGTCCTTCCAGCCCGTTGTGCTGGCCAACTAA
- the LOC122785632 gene encoding aconitate hydratase, mitochondrial-like isoform X1: MASYCLTVTRLRVALGTGVRRFHVSAAFNAKAKVAISRFEPGSSINYEKMHENINIVRTRLNRPLTLSEKIVYSHLDDPARQEIDRGRTYLRLHPDRVAMQDATAQMAMLQFISSGLAKVAVPSTIHCDHLIEAQIGGVEDLKRAKEVNHEVYNFLATAAAKYGVGFWKPGSGIIHQIILENYAYPGAMLIGTDSHTPNGGGLGAICIGVGGADAVDVMAGIPWELKCPKVIGVRLTGTLSGWTSPKDVILKVAGILTVKGGTGAIVEYHGPGVDSISCTGMATICNMGAEIGATTSVFPYNHRMKTYLEKTGRGEIASVADQFKDDLVPDKGCEYDQVVEINLSKLKPHINGPFTPDLAHPVSEIGAAAQRNGWPLEVKVGLIGSCTNSSYEDMGRAASLAKQALDKGLKCKAQFTVTPGSEQIRATIERDGYAKILNDVGGIVLANACGPCIGQWDRKDVKMGEKNTIVTSFNRNFTARNDANPATHAFVTSPEIVTALALAGTLNFNPETDYLTAPNGEKFKLEPPTGDELPSRDFDPGQDTYQHPPAESSSVKVDVNPMSNRLQLLEPFDKWHGKDLEDMRVLIKVKGKCTTDHISAAGPWLKFRGHLDNISNNLLIGAVNIENDAINKIRNQLTGEYGGVPDVARHYKANGVNWVVVGDENYGEGSSREHAALEPRHLGGRAIIVKSFARIHETNLKKQGLLPLTFADPDDYEKILPNDKISITCLKSFAPGKPLTAVIKHADGSQESISLNHTFNETQIEWFKAGSALNRMKELQ; encoded by the exons ATGGCGTCTTACTGTTTGACTGTCACTAGGCTGCGG GTGGCCCTTGGAACCGGTGTGAGGAGATTTCATGTCTCAGCAGCCTTCAACGCCAAAGCCAAGGTGGCCATAAGCCGCTTTGAACCCGGCTCCAGCATTAACTATGAAAAGATGCACGAAAACATCAATATTGTTCGCACAAG GCTCAATAGGCCTCTCACTCTGTCAGAGAAGATTGTGTACAGTCACCTGGATGATCCTGCACGGCAGGAGATTGATCGTGGCCGCACGTATCTTCGCCTGCATCCAGACCGTGTGGCTATGCAGGATGCCACGGCTCAGATGGCGATGCTCCAGTTTATCAGCAGTGGTCTGGCCAAGGTGGCTGTTCCCTCCACCATCCACTGTGATCACCTGATTGAGGCTCAGATTGGGGGGGTTGAGGACCTGAAGAGGGCTAAG GAGGTGAACCACGAGGTTTATAACTTCCTCGCAACAGCTGCAGCCAAATATGGAGTTGGCTTCTGGAAACCAGGCTCAGGCATCATCCATCAG ATTATCCTGGAGAATTATGCCTATCCTGGAGCGATGCTGATTGGCACAGACTCTCACACTCCCAATGGTGGTGGTCTGGGTGCCATCTGTATTGGAGTGGGTGGAGCTGATGCCGTGGATGTCATGGCCGGAATCCCATGGGAGCTCAAGTGTCCCAAA GTGATTGGAGTGAGGCTGACAGGCACCCTGTCTGGCTGGACCTCTCCAAAGGACGTTATTCTAAAGGTGGCTGGCATCCTGACTGTGAAGGGTGGCACTGGGGCCATTGTAGAGTATCATGGGCCTGGCGTTGACTCCATCTCCTGCACTG GAATGGCCACCATCTGTAACATGGGTGCTGAGATTGGAGCCACCACATCTGTTTTCCCATACAACCACCGTATGAAGACGTACTTGGAGAAAACCGGGCGTGGAG AGATTGCCTCTGTAGCTGATCAGTTCAAAGATGACTTGGTCCCAGATAAGGGCTGTGAATATGACCAGGTCGTTGAGATTAATCTGAGTAAG TTGAAGCCTCACATCAACGGACCATTCACTCCTGACCTGGCCCACCCTGTGTCTGAGATCGGAGCTGCAGCTCAGAGAAACGGCTGGCCACTGGAGGTTAAAGTTG GTCTGATCGGCAGCTGCACCAATTCAAGCTATGAGGACATGGGCAGAGCGGCGTCCTTAGCCAAGCAGGCTCTGGATAAAGGTCTGAAGTGTAAGGCCCAGTTCACGGTGACCCCTGGTTCTGAACAGATCCGTGCCACTATTGAGAGGGACGGATAT GCCAAGATCCTGAATGATGTCGGTGGAATTGTTCTTGCCAATGCTTGTGGACCATGCATTGGACAGTGGGACAG gaAGGATGTGAAAATGGGAGAGAAGAATACTATTGTGACATCCTTCAACCGGAACTTCACTGCCAGGAATGATGCTAATCCTGCTACTCATGCTTTTGTCACCTCTCCTGAG ATTGTCACTGCCTTGGCTCTTGCTGGGACCCTCAACTTCAACCCCGAGACTGACTACCTAACTGCTCCTAATGGAGAGAAGTTCAAGCTGGAACCACCCACTGGTGACGAGCTCCCCTCCAGAGACTTCGACCCGGGCCAGGACACGTACCAGCACCCTCCAGCTGAGAGCAGCTCAGTCAAG GTGGACGTGAACCCCATGAGCAACCGTCTACAGCTTCTGGAGCCCTTTGATAAGTGGCATGGAAAAGACCTAGAGGACATGAGGGTCCTCATCAAG GTGAAGGGAAAGTGCACCACTGACCACATTAGTGCTGCGGGCCCCTGGCTAAAATTTCGTGGTCATCTGGACAACATCTCTAACAATCTGCTGATTGGTGCCGTCAACATTGAGAACGATGCCATCAACAAGATCAGGAATCAGCTGACAGGGGAGTACGGAGGTGTGCCAGATGTGGCCCGCCATTACAAG GCTAATGGAGTAAACTGGGTGGTGGTTGGAGATGAGAACTATGGAGAAGGTTCCAGCAGAGAGCATGCTGCTCTGGAGCCACGGCACCTGGGAGGACGTGCTATTATCGTCAAGAGCTTTGCCAGAATCCATG agACTAATCTGAAGAAACAAGGCCTGCTTCCACTGACTTTTGCCGACCCCGACGACTATGAGAAAATTCTCCCCAATGACAAGATTTCAATCACTTGCCTGAAATCGTTTGCCCCTGGCAAG CCACTGACAGCAGTGATCAAGCACGCCGACGGCAGCCAGGAGTCCATCTCTCTAAACCACACCTTCAATGAGACACAGATTGAGTGGTTCAAAGCTGGCTCGGCCCTCAACAGGATGAAGGAGCTGCAGTAG
- the LOC122785632 gene encoding aconitate hydratase, mitochondrial-like isoform X2, which translates to MKRCTKTSILFAQGQYSSNYCNNPPYRLNRPLTLSEKIVYSHLDDPARQEIDRGRTYLRLHPDRVAMQDATAQMAMLQFISSGLAKVAVPSTIHCDHLIEAQIGGVEDLKRAKEVNHEVYNFLATAAAKYGVGFWKPGSGIIHQIILENYAYPGAMLIGTDSHTPNGGGLGAICIGVGGADAVDVMAGIPWELKCPKVIGVRLTGTLSGWTSPKDVILKVAGILTVKGGTGAIVEYHGPGVDSISCTGMATICNMGAEIGATTSVFPYNHRMKTYLEKTGRGEIASVADQFKDDLVPDKGCEYDQVVEINLSKLKPHINGPFTPDLAHPVSEIGAAAQRNGWPLEVKVGLIGSCTNSSYEDMGRAASLAKQALDKGLKCKAQFTVTPGSEQIRATIERDGYAKILNDVGGIVLANACGPCIGQWDRKDVKMGEKNTIVTSFNRNFTARNDANPATHAFVTSPEIVTALALAGTLNFNPETDYLTAPNGEKFKLEPPTGDELPSRDFDPGQDTYQHPPAESSSVKVDVNPMSNRLQLLEPFDKWHGKDLEDMRVLIKVKGKCTTDHISAAGPWLKFRGHLDNISNNLLIGAVNIENDAINKIRNQLTGEYGGVPDVARHYKANGVNWVVVGDENYGEGSSREHAALEPRHLGGRAIIVKSFARIHETNLKKQGLLPLTFADPDDYEKILPNDKISITCLKSFAPGKPLTAVIKHADGSQESISLNHTFNETQIEWFKAGSALNRMKELQ; encoded by the exons ATGAAAAGATGCACGAAAACATCAATATTGTTCGCACAAG GACAATATTCATCAAATTATTGCAACAATCCACCTTACAGGCTCAATAGGCCTCTCACTCTGTCAGAGAAGATTGTGTACAGTCACCTGGATGATCCTGCACGGCAGGAGATTGATCGTGGCCGCACGTATCTTCGCCTGCATCCAGACCGTGTGGCTATGCAGGATGCCACGGCTCAGATGGCGATGCTCCAGTTTATCAGCAGTGGTCTGGCCAAGGTGGCTGTTCCCTCCACCATCCACTGTGATCACCTGATTGAGGCTCAGATTGGGGGGGTTGAGGACCTGAAGAGGGCTAAG GAGGTGAACCACGAGGTTTATAACTTCCTCGCAACAGCTGCAGCCAAATATGGAGTTGGCTTCTGGAAACCAGGCTCAGGCATCATCCATCAG ATTATCCTGGAGAATTATGCCTATCCTGGAGCGATGCTGATTGGCACAGACTCTCACACTCCCAATGGTGGTGGTCTGGGTGCCATCTGTATTGGAGTGGGTGGAGCTGATGCCGTGGATGTCATGGCCGGAATCCCATGGGAGCTCAAGTGTCCCAAA GTGATTGGAGTGAGGCTGACAGGCACCCTGTCTGGCTGGACCTCTCCAAAGGACGTTATTCTAAAGGTGGCTGGCATCCTGACTGTGAAGGGTGGCACTGGGGCCATTGTAGAGTATCATGGGCCTGGCGTTGACTCCATCTCCTGCACTG GAATGGCCACCATCTGTAACATGGGTGCTGAGATTGGAGCCACCACATCTGTTTTCCCATACAACCACCGTATGAAGACGTACTTGGAGAAAACCGGGCGTGGAG AGATTGCCTCTGTAGCTGATCAGTTCAAAGATGACTTGGTCCCAGATAAGGGCTGTGAATATGACCAGGTCGTTGAGATTAATCTGAGTAAG TTGAAGCCTCACATCAACGGACCATTCACTCCTGACCTGGCCCACCCTGTGTCTGAGATCGGAGCTGCAGCTCAGAGAAACGGCTGGCCACTGGAGGTTAAAGTTG GTCTGATCGGCAGCTGCACCAATTCAAGCTATGAGGACATGGGCAGAGCGGCGTCCTTAGCCAAGCAGGCTCTGGATAAAGGTCTGAAGTGTAAGGCCCAGTTCACGGTGACCCCTGGTTCTGAACAGATCCGTGCCACTATTGAGAGGGACGGATAT GCCAAGATCCTGAATGATGTCGGTGGAATTGTTCTTGCCAATGCTTGTGGACCATGCATTGGACAGTGGGACAG gaAGGATGTGAAAATGGGAGAGAAGAATACTATTGTGACATCCTTCAACCGGAACTTCACTGCCAGGAATGATGCTAATCCTGCTACTCATGCTTTTGTCACCTCTCCTGAG ATTGTCACTGCCTTGGCTCTTGCTGGGACCCTCAACTTCAACCCCGAGACTGACTACCTAACTGCTCCTAATGGAGAGAAGTTCAAGCTGGAACCACCCACTGGTGACGAGCTCCCCTCCAGAGACTTCGACCCGGGCCAGGACACGTACCAGCACCCTCCAGCTGAGAGCAGCTCAGTCAAG GTGGACGTGAACCCCATGAGCAACCGTCTACAGCTTCTGGAGCCCTTTGATAAGTGGCATGGAAAAGACCTAGAGGACATGAGGGTCCTCATCAAG GTGAAGGGAAAGTGCACCACTGACCACATTAGTGCTGCGGGCCCCTGGCTAAAATTTCGTGGTCATCTGGACAACATCTCTAACAATCTGCTGATTGGTGCCGTCAACATTGAGAACGATGCCATCAACAAGATCAGGAATCAGCTGACAGGGGAGTACGGAGGTGTGCCAGATGTGGCCCGCCATTACAAG GCTAATGGAGTAAACTGGGTGGTGGTTGGAGATGAGAACTATGGAGAAGGTTCCAGCAGAGAGCATGCTGCTCTGGAGCCACGGCACCTGGGAGGACGTGCTATTATCGTCAAGAGCTTTGCCAGAATCCATG agACTAATCTGAAGAAACAAGGCCTGCTTCCACTGACTTTTGCCGACCCCGACGACTATGAGAAAATTCTCCCCAATGACAAGATTTCAATCACTTGCCTGAAATCGTTTGCCCCTGGCAAG CCACTGACAGCAGTGATCAAGCACGCCGACGGCAGCCAGGAGTCCATCTCTCTAAACCACACCTTCAATGAGACACAGATTGAGTGGTTCAAAGCTGGCTCGGCCCTCAACAGGATGAAGGAGCTGCAGTAG
- the polr3h gene encoding DNA-directed RNA polymerase III subunit RPC8, translated as MFVLVEMVDTVRISPWNFHRKLNEAIAEELNKKLANKVVYNIGLCICLYDVTKLDDSYIFPGDGASHTKVNFRYVVFHPFLDEILVGKIKYCSQEGVHVTMGFFDDILIPPESLQQPAKFDEAEQVWLWEYETDEGAHDLYMDQGEEIRFRVTDEVFVDTSPTGPTAAATDTPAQPGQSTEQPAEESREKKEAPYTLIGTICEPGLGLLSWWNS; from the exons atgtttgtgttggtggAGATGGTCGACACTGTCAGGATTTCTCCGTGGAATTTCCACAGAAAACTCAACGAGGCCATAGCCGAGGAGCTCAACAAGAAACTGGCCAATAAG GTGGTTTACAACATTGGCCTCTGCATCTGCTTGTACGACGTCACTAAACTGGATGATTCCTACATATTCCCTGGAGACGGAGCCTCACACACCAAAG TTAATTTCAGGTATGTGGTTTTTCACCCTTTCCTCGACGAGATCCTGGTCGGCAAGATCAAGTATTGCAGTCAGGAGGGAGTTCACG TGACAATGGGCTTCTTTGATGATATCCTCATTCCACCGGAGTCTCTGCAACAGCCTGCAAAGTT TGACGAAGCAGAGCAAGTTTGGCTGTGGGAGTATGAGACGGATGAAGGGGCCCATGACCTCTACATGGACCAGGGAGAGGAGATCCGTTTCCGGGTGACAGACGAGGTCTTTGTGGATACTTCGCCAACGGGCCCGACTGCAGCAGCGACAGACACACCGGCTCAACCGGGTCAGTCGACAGAACAGCCAGCGGAGGAGAGCAGGGAGAAGAAGGAAGCGCCGTACACTCTGATT GGGACCATCTGTGAGCCGGGGCTAGGGCTGCTGTCCTGGTGGAACAGTTAG